The proteins below are encoded in one region of Flavobacterium nackdongense:
- the mnmA gene encoding tRNA 2-thiouridine(34) synthase MnmA, translating into MKRVVVGLSGGVDSSVAAYLLQQQGYEVIGLFMKNWHDDSVTISNECPWLEDSNDALLVAEKLGIPFQTVDLSEEYKEKIVDYMFNEYEKGRTPNPDVLCNREIKFDVFMKIALSLGADFVATGHYCRKGEIEVKGEKVYQLLAGVDPNKDQSYFLCQLSQEQLAKSLFPIGELTKPQVREIALELDLVTAEKRDSQGLCFIGKVRLPEFLQQKLQPKEGLIYQIGADNPVYNLEMAASLSAEEVLAFEAQKIEYTPSMGKVVGKHQGAHYFTIGQRKGLNVGGTTDPLFIIATNVETNSIYTGLTSQHPGLFRKALFIEKSEVHWIRTDLAMANGEKMEVMARIRYRQPLQKATLHQFEKGMYVSFDEPQSAITEGQFVAWYLDDELVGSGVIS; encoded by the coding sequence ATGAAACGTGTAGTAGTTGGGCTTTCGGGTGGTGTTGATTCAAGTGTTGCGGCCTATTTATTGCAGCAGCAAGGCTATGAAGTCATCGGTCTTTTTATGAAAAATTGGCACGATGATTCCGTTACGATTTCTAACGAATGTCCTTGGCTTGAAGACAGCAACGATGCTTTATTGGTTGCCGAAAAATTGGGTATTCCTTTCCAAACCGTGGATTTGAGCGAAGAATACAAAGAAAAAATCGTGGACTACATGTTTAACGAATACGAAAAAGGGCGAACTCCAAACCCTGATGTATTGTGCAACCGCGAAATAAAATTCGATGTTTTTATGAAAATCGCTTTGAGTCTTGGTGCCGATTTTGTGGCAACAGGCCATTATTGTCGAAAAGGGGAAATCGAAGTCAAGGGCGAGAAAGTCTATCAACTTTTGGCGGGAGTCGATCCTAATAAAGATCAATCCTATTTTCTATGTCAATTATCGCAAGAACAATTGGCGAAATCTTTGTTTCCTATTGGTGAGTTAACCAAACCCCAAGTACGTGAAATCGCATTAGAATTAGATTTGGTTACCGCCGAAAAAAGAGATTCTCAAGGTTTGTGCTTCATCGGTAAAGTAAGATTGCCTGAGTTTTTGCAACAAAAATTACAACCCAAAGAGGGCTTGATTTATCAAATTGGTGCCGATAATCCAGTATATAATTTAGAAATGGCAGCTAGCCTTTCAGCGGAAGAAGTCCTAGCTTTCGAGGCTCAAAAAATTGAGTATACTCCTTCAATGGGGAAAGTTGTCGGCAAACATCAAGGGGCACATTATTTTACTATCGGACAGCGAAAAGGGCTCAACGTTGGTGGAACCACCGATCCTTTATTTATCATTGCTACCAATGTCGAAACCAATTCGATTTATACAGGTTTAACGAGTCAGCATCCGGGTTTGTTCCGAAAAGCATTGTTCATCGAAAAATCGGAAGTCCATTGGATTCGTACTGATTTGGCTATGGCCAATGGCGAAAAAATGGAGGTAATGGCACGTATTCGCTACCGTCAACCGCTGCAAAAAGCGACTTTACATCAATTCGAAAAAGGGATGTATGTGTCTTTCGACGAACCTCAATCCGCCATCACCGAAGGGCAATTCGTCGCTTGGTATTTAGACGATGAATTAGTTGGTTCGGGAGTAATTTCATAG
- a CDS encoding outer membrane beta-barrel protein, with the protein MKKLTFILAAALTSMASFAQDATEAPKSTPLEISGSGDLYYKYDFSKTPNILTSFGTDQNSVSLGMLDIALKKSVGKASFVGEVSFGPRGQYQSIPNGDGVDMNSFHIQNLYATYAFTEKFSMTAGYMGTFIGYEVISPVGNFHYSTSYMFTNGPFQNAGIKANYKISDKFGAMLGLFNDTWNTYKANPTKGLNAIGGQLSYASGPVSAYLNFMDGSVSGTIFDLTATFQLSEKFKLGLNAADFSNTGDQGYTGVALYPSYALTSAFSLGLRAEYFSVKEGSVLTGISGDESVTAFTLSGNYKVGGFAIIPELRLDSASEDAFVDSDMAPCNSASQFLLAVVYGF; encoded by the coding sequence ATGAAAAAATTAACTTTTATTTTAGCAGCAGCACTAACAAGTATGGCATCATTTGCACAAGATGCTACAGAAGCACCAAAATCTACTCCATTAGAAATTTCCGGCTCAGGTGATTTGTATTACAAATACGATTTTTCAAAAACTCCGAACATTCTAACGAGTTTTGGGACTGATCAAAATTCAGTTTCGCTAGGTATGCTTGATATTGCATTGAAAAAATCAGTAGGGAAAGCATCGTTTGTCGGTGAAGTATCTTTTGGACCAAGAGGTCAATATCAATCTATTCCGAATGGGGATGGCGTGGATATGAACTCATTCCACATTCAAAACTTATACGCTACGTATGCATTTACCGAAAAATTTAGTATGACTGCTGGTTATATGGGAACATTTATCGGTTATGAGGTGATTTCGCCAGTAGGAAACTTTCATTACTCAACCTCTTATATGTTTACCAATGGACCATTCCAAAATGCAGGTATTAAAGCCAACTATAAAATATCAGACAAATTCGGTGCAATGTTAGGTTTGTTTAATGATACTTGGAACACCTACAAAGCCAATCCAACTAAAGGTCTGAACGCTATTGGAGGACAATTGTCTTATGCAAGTGGTCCAGTAAGCGCTTATCTTAACTTTATGGATGGTTCTGTTAGCGGAACTATTTTTGACCTAACAGCTACTTTCCAACTTTCAGAAAAATTCAAATTAGGATTAAATGCTGCTGATTTTTCAAACACAGGTGATCAAGGTTACACAGGTGTAGCATTGTACCCTTCGTATGCGCTTACTAGTGCTTTTAGCTTAGGATTGCGTGCTGAATACTTTAGTGTGAAAGAAGGTTCAGTGTTAACAGGTATTAGTGGAGATGAGTCTGTAACCGCTTTTACTTTATCTGGTAACTATAAAGTTGGTGGTTTTGCAATTATTCCTGAGCTAAGACTGGACAGCGCTTCAGAAGATGCGTTTGTAGATTCTGATATGGCTCCTTGTAATTCTGCTTCTCAATTTCTATTAGCAGTTGTTTACGGGTTCTAA
- a CDS encoding N-acetylmuramoyl-L-alanine amidase yields the protein MKIQLFKASFYFVLTIFVVSCSSNPYKVSEKSYKEQLENYKKIISNMEAAKLQTSSTTILPHSENTVDPLVLYKDTLSIKGPIALPNGISTEWISTVNFNLRKPNFIIIHHTAQDSLAQTIKTFTITRPQVSAHYVIADDGRVVQMVNDYLRAWHGGSAVWGRNTDINSASIGIELDNNGFEPFSDKQITSLLALLTKLKKDYNIPTQNIIGHSDIAPSRKTDPSKLFPWKLLALNGFGLWPDDVLEPAPENFDAEQALRIIGYNTKNLNSAISAFKLHYIQTDVDNVLDVITLNTIYNIYKKQ from the coding sequence ATGAAAATCCAATTATTTAAAGCATCGTTCTATTTCGTTTTGACAATATTTGTAGTTTCTTGTTCATCGAATCCATACAAAGTCAGCGAGAAATCATACAAAGAACAGCTGGAAAATTATAAAAAAATCATTTCAAATATGGAAGCTGCTAAATTGCAAACCAGTAGCACCACTATTTTACCACATTCTGAAAACACTGTAGATCCCTTGGTGCTGTACAAAGATACCTTGTCTATAAAAGGTCCAATTGCTTTGCCAAATGGTATTAGCACCGAATGGATTAGTACCGTAAATTTCAACCTGAGAAAGCCAAATTTTATAATTATTCATCATACGGCTCAAGATTCGCTAGCGCAAACTATAAAAACGTTTACCATCACAAGGCCACAGGTCAGTGCACACTATGTCATTGCCGATGATGGTAGAGTGGTGCAAATGGTCAATGATTATCTCAGGGCTTGGCACGGTGGCAGCGCAGTTTGGGGGAGAAATACCGATATTAACTCCGCTTCTATCGGAATAGAATTAGACAATAATGGTTTTGAACCGTTCTCCGACAAACAAATTACGAGTTTGCTGGCATTATTAACCAAGCTAAAAAAAGATTACAATATCCCAACACAAAATATTATTGGTCATTCTGATATTGCACCAAGTCGAAAAACAGACCCCAGTAAATTATTTCCTTGGAAACTTCTGGCGCTGAATGGATTTGGTTTGTGGCCTGATGATGTTTTGGAGCCAGCACCTGAAAACTTCGATGCCGAACAAGCCTTGCGTATTATTGGGTATAACACAAAAAATCTTAATTCAGCGATTTCGGCTTTCAAACTACATTATATTCAAACCGATGTAGATAATGTGTTAGATGTAATAACGCTCAATACTATTTATAATATTTACAAAAAGCAATAG
- the rimO gene encoding 30S ribosomal protein S12 methylthiotransferase RimO, translating into MRTKSLKKNKINVITLGCSKNVYDSEVLMGQLKASGKDVVHEEEGNIVVINTCGFIDNAKAESVNMILEYADKKERGLVDKVFVTGCLSERYRPDLEKEIPNVDQFFGTTELPGLLKALGADYKHELLGERLTTTPKNYAYLKIAEGCDRPCSFCAIPLMRGKHVSQTIEKLVKEAEGLAKNGVKELILIAQDLTYYGLDIYKKRNLGELLEALVKVEGIEWIRLHYAFPTGFPMDVLEIMKREPKICNYIDIPLQHISDSILKSMKRGTTKEKTTQLLQDFRKAVPGMTIRTTLIVGYPGETQEDFETLRDWVQEMKFERLGCFAYSHEENTTAYELVDDVPDEVKQNRANEIMELQSQISWDLNQEKIGKTYRCIIDRKEGGHFVGRTEFDSPDVDNEVLIDATKHYVKTGEFVMVKIIEATEFDLFAEPV; encoded by the coding sequence ATGAGAACCAAGTCTTTAAAAAAGAATAAAATCAATGTAATCACTCTTGGGTGTTCGAAAAATGTGTACGATAGCGAAGTCCTGATGGGGCAACTCAAAGCTAGCGGAAAAGATGTGGTTCACGAAGAAGAAGGAAATATCGTCGTGATTAATACCTGCGGATTTATTGATAATGCAAAGGCCGAATCAGTGAATATGATTCTGGAATATGCCGACAAAAAAGAGCGAGGACTAGTCGATAAAGTATTTGTTACTGGCTGTTTATCGGAACGTTACCGGCCTGATTTAGAAAAGGAAATTCCCAATGTGGATCAATTTTTTGGTACTACAGAATTGCCTGGTTTGCTCAAAGCGCTGGGAGCGGATTACAAGCACGAATTGCTTGGCGAACGATTGACAACGACTCCAAAAAATTATGCCTATTTGAAAATTGCCGAAGGTTGTGACAGACCCTGCAGTTTTTGTGCTATTCCTTTAATGAGAGGAAAACACGTTTCGCAAACCATAGAAAAATTGGTCAAGGAAGCCGAAGGTTTGGCTAAAAATGGTGTGAAAGAATTGATTTTGATTGCGCAGGATTTGACGTACTACGGTTTAGATATTTATAAAAAGAGAAATCTTGGCGAATTATTGGAAGCCTTGGTAAAGGTGGAAGGGATAGAATGGATTCGATTGCATTATGCCTTCCCGACTGGTTTTCCGATGGATGTTTTGGAAATAATGAAGCGGGAACCCAAGATCTGCAATTATATTGATATTCCGTTGCAACACATTTCAGATTCTATTTTGAAATCGATGAAACGGGGCACTACCAAAGAAAAAACAACGCAGTTATTACAAGACTTCCGAAAAGCGGTTCCCGGAATGACGATCAGAACTACTTTGATTGTGGGTTATCCTGGCGAAACTCAGGAAGATTTCGAAACTTTGAGAGATTGGGTTCAGGAAATGAAGTTCGAGCGCTTGGGCTGTTTTGCCTATTCCCACGAGGAAAATACAACTGCATACGAGTTGGTTGATGATGTTCCTGATGAGGTGAAACAAAATCGTGCCAACGAAATTATGGAACTTCAATCGCAAATTTCTTGGGATTTGAACCAAGAGAAAATCGGAAAAACATACCGTTGTATTATCGACCGCAAGGAAGGTGGGCATTTTGTGGGAAGAACTGAATTTGACAGCCCCGATGTTGACAATGAAGTCTTGATTGATGCCACTAAACATTATGTAAAAACAGGCGAATTTGTTATGGTAAAAATTATCGAGGCCACCGAATTTGATTTATTCGCAGAACCTGTTTAA
- a CDS encoding OmpP1/FadL family transporter gives MKKIIFLLVVVSFYSVQSQEIPDAMRYAQDNLNGTARFRAMGGAFGALGGDMSALNVNPAGSAIFSNNQLSISLSTFNKKNDSNYFGTTTSDSEGNFDMNQTGGVFVFKNRNKTSNWRKFSVAINYDNINDFDNSVFSAGVNPTNSVDQYFLSYANGVPLSVIKDNNYAQLDNGAQQAYLGYESYIINPVADVPNNSRYVSNVTPGGNYYQENSIYSNGYNGKLSFNAATSYKDKLYIGLNLNSHFTDYVHSTSFYESNRNTLTTDYTVTNIRFNNNLHTFGTGFSFQIGAIAKVTNEIRLGLAYDSPVWYNLSDELSQSVTAISANTLNELPPDVVDPGIINYYAPYDLTTPDKFTGSFAYIFGKSGLISLDYSIKNYGNTKFEPENDPYYRDLNGEMSNILKTSGELRVGAEYKIKEWSLRGGYRFEESPYKDGTTIGDLNSFSGGLGYNFGAFKLDFSYTNAQRKSQQPFFNQGFTDAARINTIGNNFTMTLLFEM, from the coding sequence ATGAAAAAAATCATATTCCTTTTAGTTGTAGTTTCCTTTTATAGTGTACAATCGCAAGAAATTCCAGATGCTATGCGATACGCTCAGGATAATTTGAACGGAACGGCTCGGTTTAGAGCCATGGGTGGGGCTTTCGGAGCCTTGGGAGGAGATATGTCTGCATTGAATGTGAACCCTGCAGGCTCAGCTATTTTTTCGAATAACCAACTTTCGATATCTTTAAGTACTTTCAACAAAAAGAATGATTCCAACTATTTTGGAACCACAACTTCTGATTCTGAGGGTAATTTTGATATGAACCAAACCGGAGGTGTATTTGTTTTTAAAAACAGAAACAAAACTAGCAACTGGAGAAAGTTTTCTGTTGCAATAAACTATGACAATATCAATGATTTTGACAATTCAGTGTTTTCTGCGGGGGTAAACCCGACAAATTCAGTTGATCAATATTTTCTAAGCTATGCTAATGGTGTACCTTTAAGTGTTATCAAAGACAATAATTATGCGCAGTTGGACAATGGCGCGCAGCAAGCGTATTTAGGGTATGAGTCCTATATTATTAATCCTGTGGCAGATGTGCCGAACAATAGCAGGTATGTTTCAAATGTAACGCCAGGTGGAAATTATTACCAAGAAAATAGTATCTATTCAAACGGGTATAACGGAAAATTATCTTTTAATGCGGCTACTTCGTATAAAGATAAATTATACATCGGGCTAAATTTGAATTCACATTTTACGGATTATGTACACTCTACCAGTTTTTATGAATCGAATAGAAATACGCTCACAACAGATTATACGGTAACCAATATTCGTTTTAATAATAACCTTCACACTTTTGGTACTGGATTTTCTTTTCAAATTGGGGCGATTGCAAAAGTTACAAATGAAATTCGATTAGGATTAGCGTATGATTCTCCGGTTTGGTACAATTTGAGTGATGAACTTTCTCAAAGCGTAACGGCAATCAGTGCGAATACCTTAAATGAGTTGCCTCCCGACGTGGTAGATCCGGGCATCATCAATTATTATGCACCCTACGATTTGACCACCCCAGACAAATTTACAGGAAGTTTTGCCTATATCTTCGGAAAATCGGGCCTTATTAGCCTTGATTATTCTATAAAAAATTATGGAAATACAAAATTCGAACCAGAGAATGATCCCTATTATAGAGATTTAAATGGTGAAATGAGCAACATTCTAAAAACATCGGGCGAATTACGAGTGGGTGCCGAATACAAAATTAAAGAATGGAGCCTGAGAGGTGGATACCGTTTCGAGGAAAGCCCATACAAAGACGGCACAACCATTGGTGATTTGAACTCTTTTTCTGGAGGTTTAGGGTATAATTTTGGGGCCTTCAAATTAGATTTTTCGTACACCAATGCACAAAGAAAATCGCAACAACCTTTCTTTAACCAAGGTTTTACTGATGCAGCGAGAATCAATACCATCGGCAATAATTTCACAATGACTTTATTGTTTGAAATGTAA
- the proS gene encoding proline--tRNA ligase, with the protein MSKNLTTREEDYSKWYNELVVKADLAENSGVRGCMVIKPYGYAIWEKMQAELDRMFKETGHQNAYFPLFVPKSMFEAEEKNAEGFAKECAIVTHYRLKNDPDNAGKLIVDPNAKLEEELIVRPTSEAIIWSTYKGWIQSYRDLPLLINQWANVVRWEMRTRLFLRTAEFLWQEGHTAHATKAEALEESEKMMNVYADFAENFMAIPVIKGLKTETERFAGAEETYCIEALMQDGKALQAGTSHFLGQNFAKAFDVKFANAEGKQEHVWGTSWGVSTRLMGALVMTHSDDKGLVLPPNLAPIQVVIVPIYKTEEQLNEISAVVNDLSSALRKLNISVKYDNRTNQKPGFKFAEWELKGVPVRIAIGPKDIENRTFEVARRDTLTKEVVSKEGIDTYIKELLQQVQVDLFDKALQYRETHITEVNSFEEFKEVLEDKGGFISAHWDGTAATEEEIKNTTKATIRCIPLNRVDEAGSCILTGNPSVGRVLFAKAY; encoded by the coding sequence ATGAGCAAGAACCTAACGACAAGAGAAGAAGATTATTCAAAATGGTATAATGAACTGGTGGTGAAAGCCGATTTAGCCGAAAACTCAGGAGTGAGAGGCTGTATGGTAATCAAACCCTATGGTTATGCAATTTGGGAAAAAATGCAAGCTGAATTGGATAGAATGTTTAAGGAAACTGGGCATCAAAACGCTTATTTTCCGTTGTTTGTACCTAAGAGTATGTTTGAAGCCGAAGAAAAAAACGCTGAGGGATTTGCCAAAGAATGCGCCATCGTAACGCATTATCGATTGAAAAATGACCCAGACAATGCAGGTAAATTAATTGTAGATCCCAATGCAAAATTAGAAGAAGAACTGATTGTTCGCCCTACGAGTGAAGCTATTATTTGGTCTACTTATAAAGGTTGGATTCAATCCTACAGAGATCTACCCTTGCTAATCAATCAATGGGCCAATGTGGTTCGCTGGGAAATGAGAACCAGATTATTCCTAAGAACTGCTGAATTTTTATGGCAAGAAGGACATACAGCACACGCAACAAAAGCAGAAGCTCTCGAGGAATCTGAAAAAATGATGAATGTTTATGCTGATTTTGCTGAGAATTTTATGGCGATACCCGTTATCAAAGGTTTAAAAACAGAAACAGAACGTTTTGCAGGAGCAGAAGAAACCTATTGTATCGAAGCGTTGATGCAAGATGGCAAAGCGCTGCAAGCAGGAACTTCTCACTTCTTAGGGCAAAATTTTGCTAAAGCTTTTGATGTGAAGTTTGCCAACGCCGAAGGAAAGCAAGAGCACGTTTGGGGAACTTCTTGGGGAGTTTCAACTCGATTGATGGGTGCCTTGGTAATGACGCATTCTGACGATAAAGGATTGGTTTTGCCACCTAATTTAGCCCCAATTCAAGTAGTTATCGTACCAATCTATAAGACCGAAGAACAATTAAATGAAATATCCGCTGTTGTAAATGATTTATCATCTGCATTGCGAAAACTAAACATTTCGGTTAAATATGACAATAGAACCAATCAAAAACCAGGATTTAAGTTTGCCGAATGGGAACTAAAAGGAGTTCCAGTGCGAATTGCAATTGGACCAAAAGACATCGAAAATAGAACTTTTGAAGTAGCGAGGAGAGATACTTTAACCAAAGAGGTGGTTTCTAAAGAAGGAATTGATACGTATATAAAAGAACTTTTGCAGCAAGTTCAAGTTGATTTGTTCGACAAAGCATTGCAGTATCGAGAAACTCACATTACTGAAGTGAATAGTTTTGAGGAGTTTAAAGAAGTACTTGAAGACAAAGGAGGTTTCATTTCAGCGCATTGGGATGGAACAGCTGCTACTGAGGAGGAAATTAAAAACACCACTAAGGCTACCATTAGATGTATTCCTTTGAATAGAGTCGATGAAGCGGGAAGCTGTATACTAACTGGAAATCCTTCTGTGGGAAGGGTCTTGTTTGCTAAGGCTTATTAA
- the rpsT gene encoding 30S ribosomal protein S20, with protein MANHKSALKRIRSNEKKRVLNRYQHKTTRNAIKALRLSTDKADAASKLSSVISMIDKLAKKNIIHDNKASNLKSKLTKHVAKL; from the coding sequence ATGGCAAATCACAAGTCAGCTTTAAAAAGAATTAGAAGCAACGAGAAAAAAAGAGTATTAAATAGATATCAACATAAAACGACTCGTAATGCAATAAAAGCATTAAGATTATCTACTGATAAAGCGGATGCTGCATCTAAATTGTCTAGTGTAATTTCTATGATTGATAAATTAGCTAAGAAAAATATCATTCACGATAACAAAGCTTCTAATTTAAAATCTAAATTAACGAAACACGTTGCGAAATTGTAA
- a CDS encoding response regulator yields MLETILFIDDDLITLMLCKMVISKASFSNEIATAKNGEEALSYFDKLKTTQANNKPQLIFLDLNMPVMNGWEFLDRFTTEIYSEFHNTKIVILSSTIDPADLERSKKYPMVLDFLSKPISKEMLEYLKDKI; encoded by the coding sequence ATGCTCGAAACGATTTTATTCATTGATGACGATCTCATAACGCTAATGTTGTGTAAAATGGTCATTTCCAAAGCTTCGTTTTCCAATGAAATCGCTACTGCCAAAAATGGGGAGGAGGCATTGAGCTATTTTGACAAACTCAAAACAACTCAGGCTAACAATAAACCTCAATTGATTTTTTTAGATCTCAATATGCCTGTAATGAATGGGTGGGAATTTCTAGATCGTTTTACGACCGAAATCTATTCGGAATTTCACAACACAAAAATCGTTATTTTATCTTCGACTATTGATCCCGCAGATTTAGAAAGGTCCAAGAAATACCCTATGGTACTCGATTTTCTTTCGAAACCCATCTCCAAAGAAATGCTTGAATATCTAAAAGATAAAATCTAA
- a CDS encoding PAS domain-containing sensor histidine kinase, giving the protein MKSKTNKITAIYILASIFLAVIYRKVFTILAPSNPSAFSFVNDLLFILVSGVLLKYVLYKSDIRNSEIYRKLKNSNDEIKESNEKYDIVSKATSDIIWDWKITEDKMSWSKGIENIFGYKQDQVGKSSKWWFDNIHPEDTIKMSIKLYSFIEQKTEKWQDQYRFKCADGSYKYVLDRGFILKDETGKSVRMIGAIQDITKQKEEEQRLKLLETVITHTKDSIIITESNLNEGKIPNIVYVNPAFTKISGYNSEEIIGKSPDIFTGPESDAEEHYKLVNAIKNKQECQIETLSYTKEQNAYWVNFNMLPVYDSEGELSHWVSIQRDVTEDKKQEVEKEQLIKELTQNNKDLQQFSYITSHNLRAPLSNLTGLLNLIDDIPIENPELKEIIDGFNKSTHLLNETINDLVKVIIIKDNPSIEKESLLLKDIFEDVFSQLDFLIGLHKPIILFNFEDVAFLNTNKSYLESILLNLLTNSIKYKSDKRKLKININAHQLGDNVVLIFKDNGIGIDLERNKDKVFGLYQRFHDYPDSKGLGLYLVKSQVETMGGTISIESKVNVGTTFTLTFKNK; this is encoded by the coding sequence ATGAAAAGTAAAACCAATAAAATAACGGCGATATATATCCTTGCATCCATATTCTTGGCTGTGATCTACCGCAAAGTTTTTACCATTTTAGCTCCATCAAACCCGTCGGCCTTTAGTTTTGTAAATGACCTACTTTTTATTTTAGTTTCTGGAGTCTTGCTCAAGTACGTTTTATACAAAAGCGACATTAGAAATTCTGAAATTTATCGAAAATTAAAAAACTCAAACGACGAGATAAAAGAGTCCAATGAAAAATATGATATAGTATCAAAAGCAACAAGTGATATCATCTGGGATTGGAAAATAACAGAGGATAAAATGAGTTGGAGCAAAGGGATTGAAAACATTTTCGGCTATAAACAAGACCAAGTTGGCAAATCCTCAAAATGGTGGTTCGATAATATTCATCCCGAAGACACCATCAAGATGTCGATAAAATTGTATTCTTTTATCGAACAAAAAACCGAAAAATGGCAGGATCAATACCGATTCAAATGTGCAGACGGTTCCTATAAATATGTACTAGATAGAGGTTTTATTCTAAAAGACGAAACTGGAAAATCAGTACGAATGATTGGAGCAATACAAGATATTACCAAGCAAAAGGAAGAAGAACAGCGACTTAAACTCCTAGAAACGGTAATTACGCACACCAAAGATTCTATCATCATTACTGAATCCAATCTTAATGAAGGTAAAATTCCTAATATAGTGTACGTAAATCCGGCTTTTACCAAGATTTCAGGCTACAATTCAGAGGAAATTATCGGAAAATCTCCTGACATTTTTACAGGCCCAGAGTCAGATGCCGAAGAACATTACAAATTGGTAAATGCGATAAAAAACAAGCAAGAATGCCAAATAGAAACGCTTAGTTATACAAAAGAGCAAAATGCCTATTGGGTAAATTTCAATATGCTACCAGTTTACGATTCCGAAGGAGAGCTTTCGCACTGGGTTTCGATACAACGAGACGTCACAGAAGATAAAAAACAAGAGGTAGAAAAGGAGCAACTTATCAAGGAATTGACTCAAAACAATAAAGATTTACAACAGTTTTCTTATATAACATCGCACAATCTTAGAGCTCCCTTATCCAATTTGACAGGATTACTGAACTTAATAGATGATATTCCGATTGAAAATCCTGAGCTGAAAGAAATTATAGATGGCTTCAATAAATCGACCCATTTATTAAACGAAACCATCAATGATTTGGTGAAAGTAATAATCATCAAAGACAATCCATCAATAGAAAAAGAATCATTACTTTTGAAGGATATTTTCGAAGATGTTTTTAGTCAATTGGATTTTCTAATTGGTTTGCACAAACCCATTATTTTGTTTAATTTTGAAGATGTGGCTTTTTTGAATACCAATAAGTCTTATTTAGAAAGTATTTTGCTCAATTTATTGACGAATTCGATCAAATACAAATCCGATAAAAGAAAATTAAAAATCAACATAAACGCCCATCAATTGGGAGATAACGTCGTTTTAATTTTCAAAGACAACGGCATAGGTATTGATTTAGAACGAAATAAAGATAAAGTTTTTGGCTTGTATCAAAGATTTCACGACTACCCAGATAGTAAAGGATTGGGCTTGTACTTGGTGAAATCGCAGGTTGAAACTATGGGAGGAACGATAAGTATTGAAAGTAAGGTTAATGTAGGGACTACTTTTACCTTGACTTTTAAAAATAAATAA